In Streptomyces sp. NBC_00306, a single genomic region encodes these proteins:
- a CDS encoding Mrp/NBP35 family ATP-binding protein, whose product MATEDAVLEALATVNDPEINRPITELGMVKSVGIEADGAVAVTVYLTVSGCPMRETITKNVTDAVARLDGVTRVDVTLDVMSDEQRRDLASSLRGGTAEREVPFAQPGSLTRVYAVASGKGGVGKSSVTVNLAAAMAADGLKVGVVDADIYGHSVPRMLGADGRPTQVENMIMPPSANGVKVISIGMFTPGNAPVVWRGPMLHRALQQFLADVYWGDLDVLLLDLPPGTGDIAISVAQLVPNAEILVVTTPQQAAAEVAERAGSIAVQTHQKIVGVVENMSGLPCPHCDEMVDVFGSGGGQRVAEGLTKTTGATVPVLGSIPIDVRLREGGDEGKPVVLTDPDSPAGSALRAIAGKLGGRQRGLSGMSLGITPRNKF is encoded by the coding sequence ATGGCTACGGAAGACGCGGTGCTTGAGGCACTGGCGACGGTGAACGACCCCGAGATCAACCGACCGATCACCGAACTCGGCATGGTCAAATCAGTCGGGATCGAGGCGGACGGCGCGGTCGCGGTCACGGTGTACCTCACCGTCTCCGGCTGCCCGATGCGCGAGACGATCACCAAGAACGTGACGGACGCGGTCGCCCGCCTCGACGGCGTCACGCGCGTCGACGTCACGCTGGATGTGATGAGCGACGAGCAGCGGCGCGATCTCGCGTCGTCGCTGCGCGGCGGTACGGCCGAGCGTGAGGTGCCGTTCGCCCAGCCCGGCTCGCTGACCAGGGTGTACGCGGTCGCCTCCGGCAAGGGCGGGGTCGGCAAGTCCTCCGTGACGGTGAACCTCGCGGCCGCGATGGCCGCCGACGGCCTGAAGGTCGGTGTCGTGGACGCCGACATCTACGGTCACTCGGTGCCCCGGATGCTGGGTGCCGACGGCCGTCCCACCCAGGTCGAGAACATGATCATGCCGCCGTCCGCGAACGGCGTGAAGGTCATCTCGATCGGCATGTTCACCCCGGGCAACGCCCCGGTGGTGTGGCGCGGCCCGATGCTGCACCGCGCGCTCCAGCAGTTCCTCGCCGACGTGTACTGGGGCGACCTGGACGTCCTGCTGCTCGACCTGCCCCCGGGCACCGGCGACATCGCGATCTCGGTGGCGCAGCTGGTACCGAACGCGGAGATCCTGGTGGTGACGACCCCCCAGCAGGCCGCGGCGGAGGTCGCGGAGCGGGCCGGCTCGATCGCCGTCCAGACCCATCAGAAGATCGTCGGCGTCGTCGAGAACATGTCGGGCCTGCCGTGCCCGCACTGCGACGAGATGGTCGACGTCTTCGGCAGCGGCGGTGGCCAGCGGGTCGCCGAGGGCCTGACGAAGACCACGGGCGCGACCGTGCCGGTGCTGGGTTCGATTCCGATCGACGTACGCCTGCGTGAGGGCGGCGACGAGGGCAAGCCCGTCGTGCTCACCGACCCCGACTCCCCCGCGGGCTCCGCCCTGCGCGCGATCGCGGGCAAGCTGGGCGGCCGCCAGCGCGGTCTGTCGGGCATGTCGCTGGGGATCACCCCGCGGAACAAGTTCTGA
- a CDS encoding DUF1003 domain-containing protein → MGSGGESGPGERGDTRERLPSGASAAPRPRVRLDQPRAPRRTLLPEYDPEAFGRFSERIARFLGTGRFIVWMTVIIIMWVVWNVSAPAGLRFDEYPFIFLTLMLSLQASYAAPLILLAQNRQDDRDRVTHEQDRKQNERSIADTEYLTREIAALRMGLGEVATRDWIRSELQDLVKEMEEHRAVFPYERASGRDESDR, encoded by the coding sequence ATGGGTAGCGGCGGCGAGAGCGGTCCGGGAGAGCGCGGCGACACGAGGGAGCGGCTGCCGTCGGGAGCGAGCGCCGCGCCCCGCCCGCGGGTCCGGCTCGATCAGCCCCGCGCGCCGCGGCGCACTCTGCTGCCGGAGTACGACCCGGAGGCCTTCGGCCGGTTCTCCGAGCGGATCGCCCGCTTCCTGGGCACGGGACGGTTCATCGTCTGGATGACGGTGATCATCATCATGTGGGTGGTGTGGAACGTCAGCGCGCCCGCCGGTCTGCGCTTCGACGAGTACCCCTTCATCTTCCTGACCCTGATGCTGTCGCTCCAGGCGTCGTACGCCGCTCCCCTGATCCTGCTGGCGCAGAACCGCCAGGACGACCGTGACCGGGTCACCCACGAGCAGGACCGCAAGCAGAACGAGCGGTCGATCGCGGACACCGAGTACCTCACCCGGGAGATCGCCGCGCTGCGCATGGGCCTCGGCGAGGTGGCCACCCGCGACTGGATCCGCTCGGAACTCCAGGACCTCGTGAAGGAGATGGAGGAGCATCGCGCCGTATTCCCGTACGAGCGCGCCTCGGGGCGTGACGAAAGCGACCGCTGA
- a CDS encoding magnesium transporter MgtE N-terminal domain-containing protein, which produces MAGAPRIFVSHLAGVPVFDPQGDQVGRVRDLVAMLRVGRRPPRLLGLVVEVLSRRRIFLPMTRVTGVESGQVITTGVLNVRRFEQRPTERLVLGELLDRRVQLVDSGEEVTVLDVSIQQLPARRDWEIDKAFVRRGRAGALRRRGETLTVEWSAVTGFSLDEDAQGAESLVATFERMRPADLANVLHHLSPKRRAEVAAALDDDRLADVLEELPDDDQIEILGKLKEERAADVLEAMDPDDAADLLSELPEEDQERLLTLMRPDDAADVRRLLSYEEHTAGGLMTTEPIVLRPDATVADALARVRQQDLSPALAAQVYVCRPPDETPTGKYLGTVHFQRLLRDPPFTLVSSLVDSDLPPLSPGTPLPAVTSYLAAYNMVAAPVVDEGGSLLGAVTVDDVLDHLLPEDWRETEFEESAHG; this is translated from the coding sequence GTGGCAGGCGCCCCTCGGATCTTCGTGTCCCACCTCGCGGGTGTGCCCGTCTTCGACCCGCAGGGCGACCAGGTGGGCCGGGTGCGCGACCTCGTCGCGATGCTGCGGGTGGGGCGGCGGCCGCCGCGGCTGCTCGGTCTGGTCGTCGAGGTGCTCAGCCGCCGCCGGATCTTCCTCCCGATGACCCGCGTCACCGGTGTGGAGTCTGGCCAGGTCATCACCACCGGCGTACTGAACGTGCGCCGGTTCGAGCAGCGGCCCACGGAGCGGCTGGTACTCGGTGAACTGCTCGACCGCCGCGTACAGCTGGTGGACAGCGGCGAGGAGGTCACCGTCCTCGACGTCTCGATCCAGCAGCTGCCGGCCCGCCGCGACTGGGAGATCGACAAGGCGTTCGTCCGCAGGGGCAGGGCGGGGGCACTGCGGCGCAGGGGAGAGACCCTGACCGTCGAGTGGTCGGCGGTGACCGGCTTCTCGCTCGACGAGGACGCGCAGGGCGCCGAGAGCCTGGTCGCCACCTTCGAGCGGATGCGCCCGGCCGACCTCGCCAATGTGCTGCACCACCTGTCGCCGAAACGGCGCGCGGAGGTCGCCGCCGCCCTCGACGACGACCGGCTGGCCGACGTGCTGGAGGAGCTGCCGGACGACGACCAGATCGAGATCCTCGGCAAGCTCAAGGAGGAGCGGGCCGCCGACGTGCTGGAGGCCATGGACCCGGACGACGCGGCCGACCTGCTCTCCGAGCTGCCCGAGGAGGACCAGGAGCGCCTGCTCACCCTGATGCGGCCGGACGACGCCGCCGATGTGCGCCGCCTGCTGTCGTACGAGGAGCACACGGCCGGCGGTCTGATGACCACGGAACCGATCGTGCTGCGGCCGGACGCGACGGTCGCCGACGCCCTGGCGCGGGTACGCCAGCAGGACCTCTCCCCCGCGCTCGCCGCGCAGGTGTATGTGTGCCGCCCGCCGGACGAGACGCCGACGGGCAAGTACCTCGGCACCGTCCACTTCCAGCGGCTGCTGCGGGACCCGCCGTTCACCCTGGTCAGTTCCCTCGTCGACAGCGATCTGCCGCCGCTCTCGCCCGGCACCCCGCTGCCGGCGGTCACCAGCTATCTCGCGGCGTACAACATGGTCGCGGCGCCGGTCGTCGACGAGGGCGGCTCGCTGCTCGGAGCGGTGACCGTCGACGACGTCCTGGACCATCTGCTGCCGGAGGACTGGCGGGAGACGGAGTTCGAGGAGTCCGCCCATGGGTAG
- a CDS encoding magnesium and cobalt transport protein CorA — protein MSMIRDLRAAVRPSLRKSNAPYNTYDTTRDPSASSAVVDCAVYRDGRRLETDACQTPHEAMLRVREGGGFAWIGLHEPTEAEFAGIAAEFGLHPLAVEDAVHAHQRPKLERYDDTLFTVFKTIHYVEHAELTATSEVVETGEVMCFTGRDFVITVRHGGKGSLRALRHGLQKDAELLAKGPSSVLHAIADHVVDGYIAVAGAMQDDIDEVEIDVFSAPDKGSPRGSDPGRIYQLKREVLEFKRAVSPLLRPMQLLSERPMRLIDPDIQKYFRDVADHLARVQEEVIGFDELLNSILQANLAQATVAQNEDMRKITSWAAIIAVPTAVCGVYGMNFDHMPELHWKYGYAMVMTGIIGVCLVIHRTLKRNGWL, from the coding sequence ATGTCGATGATCCGTGACCTGCGCGCCGCGGTCCGTCCGTCCCTGCGCAAGAGCAACGCCCCGTACAACACGTACGACACCACGCGGGACCCCTCCGCCTCCAGCGCCGTGGTCGACTGCGCGGTCTACCGCGACGGGAGGCGGCTGGAGACCGACGCCTGCCAGACGCCGCACGAGGCCATGCTCCGTGTGCGCGAGGGCGGCGGCTTCGCCTGGATCGGGCTGCACGAGCCGACCGAGGCCGAATTCGCCGGTATCGCGGCCGAGTTCGGACTGCACCCCCTCGCCGTCGAGGACGCGGTCCACGCCCACCAGCGGCCCAAGCTGGAGCGGTACGACGACACGCTCTTCACCGTCTTCAAGACGATCCACTACGTCGAGCACGCCGAACTCACCGCGACGAGCGAGGTCGTGGAGACCGGCGAGGTCATGTGCTTCACCGGCCGGGACTTCGTCATCACCGTCCGGCACGGCGGCAAGGGCTCGCTGCGGGCGCTGCGTCACGGGCTTCAGAAGGACGCCGAGCTGCTGGCGAAGGGCCCCTCGTCGGTGCTGCACGCCATCGCCGACCATGTCGTCGACGGGTACATCGCGGTCGCGGGCGCGATGCAGGACGACATCGACGAGGTCGAGATCGATGTCTTCTCGGCTCCCGACAAGGGCAGCCCGCGCGGCAGCGACCCGGGACGGATCTACCAGCTCAAGCGCGAGGTGCTGGAGTTCAAGAGGGCCGTGTCGCCGCTGCTGCGGCCGATGCAGCTGCTCAGCGAGCGGCCGATGCGGCTGATCGACCCGGACATCCAGAAGTACTTCCGTGACGTCGCCGACCACCTCGCCCGGGTGCAGGAAGAGGTCATCGGCTTCGACGAGCTGCTCAACTCGATCCTCCAGGCCAATCTGGCGCAGGCGACGGTCGCCCAGAACGAGGACATGCGCAAGATCACCTCATGGGCGGCGATCATCGCCGTGCCGACGGCGGTCTGCGGGGTGTACGGCATGAACTTCGACCACATGCCGGAGCTGCACTGGAAGTACGGCTACGCGATGGTGATGACGGGCATCATCGGCGTCTGTCTCGTCATCCACCGCACCCTGAAGCGCAACGGCTGGCTGTAG
- a CDS encoding suppressor of fused domain protein gives MGEVLDLVEARLRTALGEPDARAAVTFLGTDRIEVLRFRSEDHDGGDVVRYATLGMSAHPMTDPTAALADPVKGPRAELILSVRAGLADTDKALRPLAVLAASPQVEGVVVAPGASLDVGEPLWTSAAFSSVLVAEPGGLVEDLELADPMDPVRFLPLLPMTSNEAAWKRVHGAQELQERWLTHGTDLRDPLRRSVPLD, from the coding sequence ATGGGAGAAGTTCTTGATCTGGTCGAGGCCCGGTTGCGTACGGCACTCGGTGAGCCGGACGCCCGCGCGGCGGTGACGTTCCTGGGTACGGACCGAATCGAGGTGCTGAGGTTCCGGAGCGAGGACCACGACGGAGGGGACGTCGTGCGATACGCCACACTCGGCATGTCCGCCCATCCGATGACCGATCCCACGGCCGCGCTGGCCGACCCGGTGAAGGGTCCGCGCGCCGAGTTGATCCTCTCCGTCCGGGCCGGGCTCGCCGACACCGACAAGGCCTTGCGGCCCCTCGCCGTGCTCGCCGCGTCCCCCCAGGTCGAGGGTGTCGTCGTGGCGCCCGGCGCCTCGCTGGACGTCGGTGAACCGCTGTGGACCTCGGCGGCCTTCAGCTCGGTGCTGGTGGCCGAGCCCGGGGGGCTCGTCGAGGATCTCGAACTGGCCGACCCCATGGACCCGGTGCGTTTCCTGCCGCTGCTGCCGATGACGTCGAACGAGGCGGCCTGGAAGCGGGTGCACGGGGCGCAGGAACTCCAGGAGCGGTGGCTGACGCACGGTACGGACCTGCGCGATCCGCTGCGCAGGTCCGTACCGCTGGACTGA
- a CDS encoding MFS transporter, whose translation MRGEDPFDEGAPSILRQPKAVWATAGASVVAFMGIGLVDPILPSIAKGLEATPSQVSLLFTSYFLITAVAMLVTGFVSSRIGGRKTLLAGLTLVIVFAALSGTSGTVGELVGFRAGWGLGNALFVSTSLAVIVGAAAGGSAAAILLYESALGLGMACGPLLGAVLGDASWRYPFFGTAALMAVGFLCIAAFLKEQPIPARKTSLLDPVKALGHGGLASAAASAFFYNYAFFTVLAFTPFVLNMSPYKSGGVFFAWGVLLAVFSVLVAPRLQRRFGSLKVLGGSLLLLAADLVMLGYGSHTAAVVGTIVSGAFIGLNNTVFTELALGVSDAPRPVASAGYNFVRWFAAAAAPYFAPKIEEWTDIHIPFVVAAVAAVIGAGIVWVRRTSLSHTAEELQPVHATQDGVTVFAN comes from the coding sequence ATGCGTGGAGAGGATCCGTTCGACGAGGGAGCGCCCAGCATCCTGCGCCAGCCCAAGGCCGTCTGGGCGACGGCGGGCGCATCGGTGGTGGCCTTCATGGGCATCGGCCTGGTGGACCCGATCCTGCCGTCCATCGCCAAGGGCCTGGAGGCGACGCCCAGCCAGGTGTCGCTCCTGTTCACCTCGTACTTCCTCATCACCGCCGTCGCCATGCTGGTGACCGGTTTCGTCTCCAGCCGTATCGGCGGCCGCAAGACCCTGCTCGCGGGGCTGACGCTCGTCATCGTCTTCGCCGCCCTGTCCGGGACCTCCGGTACGGTCGGCGAACTGGTCGGCTTCCGGGCCGGCTGGGGGCTCGGCAACGCCCTGTTCGTCTCGACCTCGCTCGCCGTCATCGTCGGTGCCGCCGCCGGCGGCAGCGCGGCGGCGATCCTGCTGTACGAGTCGGCGCTCGGCCTCGGCATGGCCTGCGGACCGCTGCTCGGCGCCGTGCTCGGCGACGCCAGCTGGCGCTACCCGTTCTTCGGCACCGCCGCCCTGATGGCCGTCGGATTCCTGTGCATCGCGGCGTTCCTGAAGGAGCAGCCCATACCGGCCCGCAAGACCTCGCTGCTCGACCCCGTCAAGGCACTCGGCCACGGCGGGCTCGCGTCCGCCGCGGCGTCGGCGTTCTTCTACAACTACGCGTTCTTCACGGTGCTGGCCTTCACGCCGTTCGTGCTGAACATGAGCCCGTACAAGTCCGGAGGGGTGTTCTTCGCCTGGGGCGTGCTGCTCGCGGTCTTCTCGGTGCTGGTCGCGCCGCGGCTCCAGCGGCGCTTCGGCTCGCTCAAGGTGCTGGGCGGCTCGCTGCTGCTGCTCGCCGCGGACCTCGTGATGCTCGGATACGGCAGCCACACCGCGGCCGTCGTCGGCACGATCGTCTCCGGTGCCTTCATCGGCCTGAACAACACCGTCTTCACCGAGCTGGCGCTCGGTGTCTCGGACGCGCCGCGACCGGTGGCCAGCGCCGGATACAACTTCGTCCGCTGGTTCGCCGCGGCCGCGGCGCCCTACTTCGCGCCCAAGATCGAGGAATGGACCGACATCCACATCCCGTTCGTGGTGGCCGCGGTCGCGGCGGTGATCGGCGCGGGCATCGTGTGGGTGCGGCGCACGTCCCTCAGCCACACGGCGGAGGAACTCCAGCCGGTGCACGCCACCCAGGACGGCGTCACGGTCTTCGCCAACTGA
- a CDS encoding DUF6758 family protein, which translates to MRGEPSCPKCGGRVRAPGLFADSWQCDVHGTVHPLQPVIPPSVEALGVVVHRAKVPVWMPWPLPVGWLFSGVAYAGDDRSGGRATAVACSGPGPLGGLGELILVAEELGVGLGARYAGVDGPDPGHYISVEKPPQAKVLAAGRPTPLWHVAGAPDDRAVFAGEARGLWLWAIVWPEQTGLLMYDELVLTDLRDAGAEVELLPCGALSPRLLS; encoded by the coding sequence ATGAGGGGCGAACCCAGTTGCCCGAAGTGCGGTGGCCGGGTCAGGGCGCCCGGTCTCTTCGCCGACTCCTGGCAGTGCGATGTGCACGGCACGGTGCACCCGCTGCAGCCGGTGATACCGCCCAGTGTCGAGGCCCTGGGTGTGGTGGTGCACCGTGCGAAGGTCCCCGTCTGGATGCCGTGGCCGTTGCCCGTCGGCTGGCTCTTCAGCGGCGTGGCCTACGCCGGCGACGACCGCAGCGGAGGGCGGGCAACCGCCGTCGCCTGTTCCGGACCGGGCCCGCTCGGCGGGCTGGGCGAACTGATCCTCGTCGCCGAGGAGTTGGGCGTCGGACTCGGAGCGCGCTACGCCGGGGTCGACGGTCCCGACCCGGGCCACTACATCAGCGTGGAGAAGCCCCCGCAGGCCAAGGTGCTGGCTGCCGGACGGCCGACGCCGCTGTGGCACGTCGCCGGGGCACCCGACGACCGGGCCGTCTTCGCGGGCGAGGCGCGGGGGCTGTGGCTCTGGGCGATCGTCTGGCCGGAGCAGACCGGGCTGCTGATGTACGACGAGTTGGTCCTCACCGATCTGCGGGACGCGGGCGCGGAAGTGGAACTGCTGCCGTGCGGTGCCCTGTCGCCGCGGCTTCTGTCGTGA
- a CDS encoding PHP domain-containing protein has translation MRIDLHTHSTASDGTDTPAELVRKAAAAGLDVVALTDHDSTRGHAEAIAALHALPEAGLTLVTGAEISCALDGVSLHLLAYLFDPDEPDLLRERELVRDDRVPRARAMVTKLQELGVPVEWDLVARIAGEGSVGRPHIASALVELGVVPTVSDAFTPEWIADGGRAHITKHELDPFRAIRLVKAAGGVAVFAHPAAAQRGRTVPEKAIAELAAAGLDGIEVDHMDHDEPTRVRLRGLAAELGLLTTGSSDYHGSRKTCELGEFTTDPEIYGEITRRATGAFPVPGTGGVRL, from the coding sequence GTGCGCATCGATCTGCACACCCACTCCACGGCGTCGGACGGCACGGACACCCCGGCCGAACTGGTCCGCAAGGCCGCTGCCGCCGGACTGGACGTGGTCGCACTCACCGACCACGACAGCACCCGCGGGCACGCCGAGGCGATCGCCGCGCTCCACGCGCTCCCCGAGGCGGGGCTGACCCTGGTCACCGGCGCCGAGATCTCCTGCGCCCTCGACGGGGTCAGCCTGCATCTGCTGGCGTACCTCTTCGACCCGGACGAGCCGGATCTGCTGCGCGAGCGCGAGCTCGTACGCGACGACCGGGTGCCGCGTGCCCGGGCGATGGTCACCAAGCTCCAGGAGCTCGGCGTACCCGTCGAGTGGGACCTCGTGGCGCGGATCGCCGGAGAGGGTTCCGTCGGGCGACCGCACATCGCCTCCGCGCTCGTCGAGCTCGGTGTCGTGCCGACCGTCTCGGACGCCTTCACCCCCGAATGGATCGCCGACGGCGGCCGTGCGCACATCACCAAGCACGAACTGGACCCCTTCAGGGCGATCCGGCTCGTCAAGGCCGCCGGGGGAGTGGCCGTCTTCGCGCACCCCGCAGCCGCCCAGCGCGGCCGTACGGTGCCGGAGAAGGCGATAGCCGAACTGGCCGCCGCCGGTCTCGACGGCATCGAGGTCGACCACATGGACCACGACGAGCCCACCCGCGTACGGCTGCGCGGTCTCGCCGCCGAGCTGGGGCTGCTGACCACCGGATCGAGCGACTACCACGGCAGCCGCAAGACCTGCGAGCTCGGCGAGTTCACGACCGACCCGGAGATCTACGGCGAGATCACCCGGCGGGCGACCGGTGCTTTCCCCGTGCCCGGCACCGGCGGAGTGCGCCTCTAG
- a CDS encoding MarC family protein produces MFDVAVFGSLFLTLFVIMDPPGITPIFLALTSGRPAKVQRRMAWQAVAVAFGVITVFGILGQQILDYLHVSVPALMIAGGLLLLLIALDLLTGKTDEPQQTKDVNVALVPLGMPLLAGPGAIVSVILAVQHANGASQQVSVWAAIVAMHVVLWLTMRYSLVIIRLIKDGGVVLVTRLAGMMLSAIAVQQIINGITQVIQSS; encoded by the coding sequence GTGTTCGACGTTGCCGTTTTCGGCTCCCTCTTCCTGACCCTCTTCGTGATCATGGATCCCCCCGGGATCACCCCGATCTTCCTCGCCCTCACCTCCGGGCGGCCCGCCAAGGTCCAGCGCCGGATGGCGTGGCAGGCGGTCGCCGTGGCCTTCGGTGTGATCACCGTCTTCGGCATCCTGGGGCAGCAGATCCTGGACTATCTGCATGTCTCCGTTCCCGCGCTGATGATCGCGGGCGGTCTGCTCCTGCTGCTCATCGCGCTCGACCTGCTGACCGGGAAGACGGACGAACCGCAGCAGACCAAGGACGTCAATGTCGCGCTCGTACCGCTCGGCATGCCGCTGCTGGCCGGGCCCGGCGCGATCGTCTCGGTGATTCTCGCCGTGCAGCACGCGAACGGGGCGTCCCAGCAGGTCTCGGTGTGGGCGGCCATCGTCGCCATGCACGTGGTGCTGTGGCTGACCATGCGCTACTCGCTGGTGATCATCCGGCTGATCAAGGACGGCGGTGTCGTCCTGGTGACGCGGCTGGCGGGCATGATGCTCTCCGCGATCGCCGTGCAGCAGATCATCAACGGCATCACCCAGGTCATCCAGAGCTCGTGA
- a CDS encoding NYN domain-containing protein, with protein MNDAEINEIGARLERTNELLLRMLAEVAKTPSTHAIFVDAGYVYAAAGLLVAGTEDRRSFDLDAEGLIEAFIDKARTIFADSRLLRVYWYDGARRRIHTAEQQSIAELPDVKVRLGNLNANNQQKGVDSLIRTDLESLARHRAISDAALVGGDEDLVSAVEAAQGYGARVHLWGIEASDGRNQAEPLLWEVDSQRTFDLDFCRPYITRRPVTTYENEGAPPPSRDEVRFVGAQIAATWLAERGREPMAELLPGHPYLPGPVDQDLLIEAERVLQRSLRGHAVLRRALRDGFWQHLQSQY; from the coding sequence ATGAACGACGCAGAGATCAACGAGATCGGCGCCCGCCTGGAGCGCACCAACGAGCTGCTCCTTCGCATGCTCGCCGAGGTCGCCAAGACCCCGTCCACACATGCCATCTTCGTCGACGCGGGTTACGTCTATGCTGCGGCCGGGTTGCTTGTGGCGGGCACCGAGGACCGGCGCTCCTTCGACCTGGACGCGGAAGGGCTCATCGAGGCCTTCATCGACAAGGCCCGCACGATCTTCGCCGACAGCCGACTGCTGCGCGTCTACTGGTACGACGGCGCCCGCAGACGGATCCACACCGCGGAGCAGCAGTCGATCGCCGAGCTCCCGGACGTCAAGGTGCGGCTGGGCAATCTCAACGCCAACAACCAGCAGAAGGGCGTCGACTCCCTCATCCGTACGGACCTGGAGTCGCTCGCACGCCACCGCGCGATCAGTGACGCGGCCCTGGTGGGCGGTGACGAGGACCTCGTGTCGGCGGTCGAAGCGGCGCAGGGCTACGGCGCACGCGTTCATCTGTGGGGTATCGAGGCCTCCGACGGACGCAATCAGGCCGAGCCGCTGCTCTGGGAGGTGGACAGTCAGCGGACCTTCGATCTGGACTTCTGCCGGCCCTACATCACCCGCCGGCCCGTCACGACGTACGAGAACGAGGGGGCGCCGCCGCCCTCACGCGACGAGGTGCGGTTCGTCGGGGCCCAGATCGCGGCGACCTGGCTGGCCGAACGCGGCCGGGAGCCCATGGCCGAGCTGCTGCCGGGCCACCCCTATCTGCCCGGCCCCGTGGACCAGGACCTGCTGATCGAGGCCGAGCGGGTGCTCCAGCGGTCGCTGCGTGGGCATGCGGTGCTGAGGCGGGCGCTGCGGGACGGGTTCTGGCAGCACCTTCAGTCCCAGTACTGA
- a CDS encoding alpha/beta fold hydrolase, protein MSRPPTFVPPPCARSTVLATSRGDFAVLDARPDGDTVKGTALLLPGFTGSKEDFIVLLEPLTSAGYRVVSVDGRGQYESEGPAEQEAYAQEALARDVLAQAEAVRDGDAGDGSLHLLGHSLGGQIARAAVLLDPSPFRTLTLMSSGPARISSGQRERVKLLSDALAVMRMEEVWEAMRTLDPPVDTDTDPKNGEDLRHRWLSNNPLQLIATGGQLTGEPDRVDELAALRTLPKHVLSGETDDAWPVPLLDAMAERLGAHRTVIAGADHSPNTDRPQETAAAIRAFWDRH, encoded by the coding sequence ATGAGCCGGCCCCCCACTTTCGTCCCGCCGCCCTGCGCCCGGTCCACCGTCCTCGCCACCTCCCGCGGGGACTTCGCCGTCCTCGACGCCCGGCCGGACGGCGACACGGTCAAGGGCACGGCTCTCCTGCTGCCCGGCTTCACGGGGAGCAAGGAGGACTTCATCGTCCTTTTGGAGCCCCTCACCTCCGCCGGCTACCGCGTGGTCTCCGTGGACGGGCGCGGCCAGTACGAGAGCGAGGGGCCCGCCGAGCAGGAGGCCTACGCACAGGAGGCACTGGCGCGCGATGTGCTCGCCCAGGCGGAGGCCGTCCGCGACGGGGACGCCGGCGACGGCTCCCTGCATCTCCTCGGCCACTCGCTCGGCGGACAGATCGCCCGGGCCGCCGTGCTGCTGGACCCCTCCCCCTTCCGCACCCTCACGCTGATGTCCTCCGGGCCCGCGCGGATCAGCTCCGGGCAGCGGGAACGGGTGAAGCTGCTCAGCGACGCGCTCGCGGTCATGCGGATGGAGGAGGTCTGGGAGGCGATGCGGACGCTCGACCCTCCGGTCGACACGGACACCGACCCGAAGAACGGCGAGGACCTGCGACACCGCTGGCTGAGCAACAACCCGCTGCAACTGATCGCCACGGGTGGTCAGCTGACCGGTGAGCCCGACCGGGTGGACGAACTGGCCGCCCTGCGAACGCTCCCCAAGCATGTGCTGAGCGGGGAGACCGACGACGCCTGGCCCGTACCCCTCCTCGACGCGATGGCGGAGCGGCTCGGCGCGCACCGGACGGTCATCGCGGGGGCCGATCACTCCCCCAACACCGACCGCCCGCAGGAGACCGCGGCGGCGATCAGGGCCTTCTGGGACCGGCACTGA